Genomic DNA from Fervidobacterium thailandense:
TCCATCCATTCTTTTGTCGTATGCGCTAATAACGCTTCCCAGTCCAAGCTTTTCGTAGATTTGTCTGGTCCAAGATGTTTGTCCGGGGCCTTCCCCGTCTGCGTACCATTGCATAGGTTCTCGCACGCCCATATCCCAAGGTGCTTCAGGAAACTTGAGTCCCCTCAATCCGATTTCGTTTCCGTAGTATATAGCTGATATACCGGGCATGGTCAGTAAAAGAGCGTTCAACAACAAATAGTGCTTTGTCGCGCTCAGTTCGTTCCCTCTGAAGGCACCTATCAAGACCGAAATCAAACGGTCACGATCGTGGTTGTCAAGAAATGGGAAGTGGTAAAACGGAGAAACGTAAGCTTCACTGTTAAGCCATGAGAGTGAATCCGTTAGCATTCCATCCCTACCAAGGTAGTTGTTCGTTATTTCGAACATGAACTTGAAATTGAACACAGGAAGTGGCGCGAATTTTGACAGAACGTAAGGATTCCCGTCGTAGGCTTCTCCAACGACGATAGTTCCAGGATACTTGTTTTGAATGTAGTTGTAAAGTTCTCCGGAATACTGCGCCGATGGTATAATGGCATCACTCCATTCCCAACCGAAAAAGTTCTTAACCGCATCAATCCTGAATCCATTTACACCAACTGTGATCCAGAAGTCTACAATTCTTTCAACTTCTTTCTTAACCTCCGGGTTCTCAAAGTTCAAATCTGGCATTGTACGATCAAATAGACCAAAGTACCATATCTCCTGCCCCTTTGAGTTTTTAATTGAATACCATCGATTGTTTGCGTTCTCGGGTCTCTCCAAACTCATGATGTAGTAGTTCCAGTACGGAGACTCCGTCGTTCTTTCCACAGCATCCTTGAACCACGGGTGTTCCCAGGATGTGTGGTTGATGACCAAATCCATGACGACTGCGATCCCATTTTCGTTCAAAACCTTTATCATTTCTTCAAGATCATCAAGTGTCCCATACTCGGGATTCACATCATAAAAATCAACAGGATCGTATCCATGGTACGTTGTACATTTTCCAAAAGGCAAGAACCAAATCACATCCGCCAACGATTTTAGATAGTCGACCTTCTCCATCACACCTTTAAAGTCACCGATTCCATCACCGTTCGAATCGTAGAAGGACCTGATGAAGAGTTTGTACATAACCCCCCAAGGTATGCTGGCATTCGTACCGATCCAAAGGTATACTGTCTCTACTTATTCTGAGCACTTCTTTTCCATTCGATAACACCACAACCTCACTCGTGGCCAGAAACTCCATTGCGTGGATGTTTTCAAGCTTGACGCATTCTCCATAGCCCCTTGCAAGTTCTCGGCCATCGAGCAAGATAGTGTACTCCAAAGGCTCTTCAAATTTTATGGAAAGAACGTTTTTTGAAACGTCGTACCTAACGCCCACCTGCGCAAAACTTGTAAGGCTTACAAGGATAATTCCAAACACAACTCGTAGGGCAACGCTCAACCTCACCAAGGCTCCCTCCTTTTTCTGCTTTACCGAGGGCATTATAAATCAAAAATCTGTGATAAAATACGCATGAAATTAAATTTTGAAAAGACGGACGCCGAGGAGGGATGTTTTCATGGTTTCAGCAAGCGGCGCGTTTGGAAAATATTTCAAAAAAACTCCGGCGACGATAGCCATCCTACTGCTTGTGGGACTTTGGCTCTTCCTTCAACTCGAAGGTGGCGGAGTTGTTACAAGTGTTGTTGATGGTGACACCATCAAGGTTCGAACTTTAACCGGCGAGCTTACGGTGAGGTTAATTGGTGTAAACACACCGGAAACAAGGCATCCCACCAAAGGAGCGGAACCATACGGAAGAGAGGCTAAGGAGTTCACAAAGAAAATGCTACTTGGCAAACGCGTGTACCTGGAGTTCGACGTACAGCGAACGGATAAGTACGGCAGAACACTCGCCTACGTTTGGCTCGAAAAACCGAGAAAGTTTACAGAGGATGAGATAAGGGAAAAGATGTTTAACGCAATACTGCTTCTTGAAGGATATGCACAAATTATGACCGTTCCACCCAACGTTAAGTACGCGGATGTTTTTGTAGAACTGCAGCGAGAAGCAAGGCAAAATTCCAGAGGGCTTTGGAGTCTTGATTACTACAAATCCGAAGAGTAGTTCTAAGGATGCAACATTTGGAACTGATTCCAGGGAGAACATTCACTGGCTCGAATTTGTCGTAAAATTCAAAATTGGAAACTTTATAAATGGAGGGATGCTGCGTGCTGGGTTTTAGGAAGAATAGGTTTTTAGGCTTGCTCGTACTGGCGCTTACTCTTTCAGTTTTCCTTAGCTTGTCAACGGCTTGTTCGCCAAAGCCGCAGGTAAGGCTGGCGAAGATTTCAGTTGGAGTGATTTTACCTGAGCAAGTAGTTTCAAGGAAAACTTTTAACCAGATTCTTTCAAACTCTCTTGTTGATGAAATCAAAGAGATTAAGATCATCGTTAAAAATTCTCAAGGCGGGATTGTGTACGAATCGAAAACACAAAACAAGTTGAATCCAAGCTTCGAGTTTGAACTTGCACCGGGGAATTACCAATTTGTTGTTGAAGGAGTTAACAACGACGATCAAGTAATTCTGAGAGGTTCGACCACTCAAACAATCGAACCTGCAAGAACTTACAATATTACAATCACCACGGACTTCCTGAACGGTTTTCTTGAAACTATCGTTGAAATTTCGGATGAGGTATACCAACGTTACAACGCCGCTGGCACACTCACACTAAAGTCGGCCACGGGAGCCACTGAAAGTGTTGAAATAAGTACTTTTTCTTCGAACACCGTACGCGTTACAAAGGAACTGAAACCGGGAGTTTGGGAAGCTACGTTAAGTATCACTTTTACTGCTAAAGACCAGTACACATACCCTCGTCAACAGACTGTCTCCCAGACCTTCTACCAACAGGTATTACCAGTTAGAACAAGCAAAGCTAAGTTTTTCGTTTATTACGAGAGCAACCAAATTGCAATTTCGCAATCCCAAGTCCTGTTGCCCTACATTGCACCCGTCCAGAACTTAAGAGCGTCGGTGGATTGGCAAAGAAAAGAGTTAACGATAACCTGGGATCATTCTATTGAAGGTGCCACTTTTGAAGTTTACAAGGAAATCAAGGTTACCGATGAAGGACAAGAAATTTTCCAATACGAGCTTGTAGGCCGCACAACTCAGAAATCCATTACTGTGCAAAATTATGACGTGAACGAACACAGCAGAATAAACGGTGTAGCCGTGAACGCTATCTTTGAAGGGAAACAAAGCGGTCTTGCAAGACTTGAGAAGAAAGACTTCACAGGAGTACTCTCCGCTCCATATAACGTCGCTGGAACATACAACACAGACACGAATGTTCTAACATTGAGCTGGACACACGACGAAGCTGAATGCACATACGTCGTGTATGCGAAAATCGGAAATCAACTCGAACAGCTTGCAACGACAAACTCTAAGACTATTTCGGTGCAGGATTTTTTCGGAAATAAATTTTGGAACACCTCAAGTTTTGTGGTAGTTGCGCAAAAGAATGGCGCTCAATCATCTACCGAAATCCCCAAAAATCAATTAATCATCACCAATCTCACCGTCCAAACAAGTAGCGCTGTGATGTACAAACTCTTCATTCGCTCGTTTTACGATGCAAAGGGTAACGACGGGATTGGGGATTTTCTTGGTGTAGTGCAGAAAGTTGATTACCTCAAGAACTTGGGAATCGACACAATCTGGTTCCTACCATTTAACAAGTCCGAATCTTACCATGGATACGACGTGACCGACTATTACGATGTAGAAGAAGATTACGGAACGATCGAAGAACTCGAACAGATGATAAAAGTACTCAACGAGAACGGAATTAGGGTCGTTATGGATGCCGTTTTCAACCACACCTCCGACAAACATCCCTGGTTCTTGGATGCTGTTGAGAACACAACAAACTCGCGCTATTGGAATTATTACATAATGACTTTGGAGGATAAGACGGGACAGGCCAACTGGCATTGGAAGATAAATTCCAAAGGCCAGAAAGTTTGGTATTTTGGATTGTTCAGCCACACAATGCCGGATTTGAACTTTGACGATCCAGAAGTGAGAAACGAGGTAAAGAAAATTATAGACTATTGGATCACGATGGGAGTCGACGGTTTCCGATTTGATGCCGCAAAACACTTCTACGGTTGGAGCTGGAACGATGGAATTTCGCAATCGGCCCAAATAGCAAAAGAATTGGAGGTGTACATTAGATCCAAACTCCCAAATGCTATTCTCGTGAGCGAGGTATTCGATGGAAACCCTTCTGTCTTATCACAATTTGCACCCATGCCCGTTTTCAATTTCAACTTCATGTACGAGATCACTGGAAACTATGAGGGTAAAGACAACTTATTGTCAAATTCCACAAATTGGGTTAGGAGTCTTACGTACCACCTACCGATTTACCACTTCCCATTCATTGACAACCACGACCTTAACAGATTCGTTTCGGTGCTTATAGACCAAAAATACGGTGGTAACGTAACAAGTGGAACAAAACAGTACCTGTTGGTAAATGCGCTACTCCTGTCCTTAGATGGGATGCCGGCAATTTACTACGGAAACGAGATAGGCTTGCGTGGCTGGAAATGGAGTAGTGATCCGTGGGACATGCCAGTTAGGGAGCCGATGCAGTGGTACGCAAACCAACAAGGAACGGGTCAAACTTGGTGGACAAAGCCAATTTACCAGGCGAAAAATATAACGCTTGGAAATGCGCGCGTGGACGGTGCAATATACGACGACCCTAATGATGGAATTTCCGTCGAAGAACAAACGACAGGATACACAATACTGAACTTCTTCAAACAGTTCATCAACTTGAGAAAACAATACCCGGCGTTAGCATTGGGAAGCATCACTATCGAACGTGACTGGAAAAATCTGTACGTGATAAGAAGAACTTATGGCTCTCAAGAAGTGCTCGTTATGATAAACCTTGATCCCAACTATCAGAATAACTTTACAGTACCAGCCGGATTCAGATGGGTTTGGTATGCGTTTTTCAACGGAAATAGCTTCGAATTTGGAAGCAAGAACGAATCTCCACTCTCATCCAACACGAACTGGACAGTTAATCCCAGGCAGATATACGTTTTTGTGAAATAAAAGCTACGTGAAAGAAACCTGGCACGCGGAACGGCGTGCCAGGTTTTCTTCTTTTAAGTTGTCAAACTTTGCAGTATTTCCAGTGCCTTGATCCCATACATCAACGCAGGACCGCCACCCATTGCTACCGCAACTTTAATTGTATCAATAATTTCTTCAGGCTTAGCCCCGGCTTTCAACGCTGCATCAATATGCCACAGTATGCAAGGCTCACAGCGGAGTGCTATGGCAATTCCGACGGTGATGAGTTCTTTTGTTTTGGTGTCCAGCACACCGTCACTTTCTGCAAGATGTACAAATTCTGCAAACTTTCCGAGTTCTGGGGCTTTTTCCATAACGACTTTCAGATCATTTTTAAGTTCTAAGAGCTCTTCTTTAAAGTTTTTCATCACTTCACCACCTCCAGTGCGATGTGTTTTAATTATATCATACTAATAGAATTAGTCAAGACGAATTAATTTGTCTATCACAAATCAATCAAGCAGTTCCATTTTTCTCAGTGCCGTGTAGTATAATATGTTTTGAAGAATGCTCAATGCAATCTGTAGTGAGGTGAATAAGTGAATGCACGCATCGGACGAAAGAGCAGCGATGCTCACACTCTGTTCAAAACTTATCGAAAAGAATTCTCCTGAGGAACTTTCTTGTTTTATCACCGAATGTGCAAGGAAGGTACTTTTAATGATTCAAAAAAGGTTAGACGAGGATATTCTTCGGGAAATTGTTAACAGCTTTTTCCTCGAAAAGCTCCACCTTGTTTGTGAAAAGATTGTGAACACGCGGCCATTAAACCCCAGTGGTTATTTTTACAAGGCCGTCGAAAATTTTGTTTATTCTTGGTTGTCGAAAAGAAACAAGCAGAAGGTTGTCAGTCTCGATAGCCCGATTGACTCCTTGCAAACGTCGCGAGACGATCCCGAATCTGTTGAGTTCATTGACGTTATTTCGGCAGAGGATGATAAACTAACCGAAAGTCTTGTCGACGTTTTGGCGGAAGAATACTTTGAACCCTTCGTTAGTTTTTGCAAAAGGAAACGCACCGATATGTTTTTGTACATCTGTTTCCTTATTTCACAGCACTACAATGAGTCAGACAGATTTCGAAATCCCTCTTGGAGTCAGGCGAATGTTTACAAGATTATTGAGAGAACAAGAAAGTTCTTAAGAGAATTTCAAGAAGAGTTCTCCATCGAAGACAGGGTACTTGGGAAAATACTGGAGACGTTTTACCAAAACGAATGCCGTAGGTATGAAAATCGATAGCTAACGATAACCAAAAGTCAAGATTTCGGCTTTGTTTGGGTCATAATTAGTGGACGGCGAAAAGCTATGATCAATGAAAGATTAAACAGTGATATGAGACGAGGTGAGCGTATGATTCTTCAGGAACAGTTGTCCCTTTATAGAGAATCGGTAAAGAACTTGGAACAGTTGAAGATCTTTCCAGCTTCAAGAAGCTGGGAAGTTTGTGAGGGAATTGTCTTTGCCGTGGATACGAACGTTTTCCCCATGTACGGACTGATTAGCAAGGTCAACAGTGATGAAAGACAAAAAACCGTTGATTTTGTCTATTTAACTCCGCATATCCTTCTTGCGTCAGTTGAAGCTCCGATTTTAAGAATAGACGATGACGTGTTTGAACTGGTTAAACTCACACACATAATGCATACCGTACCAGAAAAAGAACTGAAACAAGTGGCAAGGCCCGTGAAAAAAGTTAGCGACGTTCGGAAAGTTTTGGAACACGTTGAGAAGTTAAGCAATACCCCGTATGGAAGGATTCACAGGGAGTTTTTCGATACTGAACGCAAGTTCGTTGAACTCGTTACTGAGCTCGTTGCTGAGTTTGAAAAGATTATCGAGTTGCCACCGGATCTTTTAAACAGCCTGAAATCGGAGATTTCGGAACTTGGAGTGGCTGCTTCTTTCGGAAGGGCTGTACGCTTTGGAAAATTCATCCTCGTAAATACCGATGTTGGTGCCAAGGTCTACTTGGACGACAGACTGGTAGGAAAGGTTGGCAAGATTTTCATCAAAGGAAAATTAGTCTTCGAAGGCAAGTTAACAAATGGGATGATTCTTCTCCACCTTGCTCAGTTCTTACCGTTTTTCGAAGAAGGCGACATTGTGATCGAAGTAGACGAAAATAACTAAATGGTTAAACTTGTTTCGAAAGGATGAAAGATATGAGCTCGCTTCACGAAAACCTGAAATCCTTTACTTTGGGAGATTTTTACGAACGATTATCTCGTATTGATATAGAAAAGCGAGAAGCGGTCTTATCTAACTATGGGAAGAATATTGTCATCGCTGGTCCCGGTAGCGGGAAGACAAAACTCATAGAATACAAAGTCGCTCATCTGATAGCTTCGGGCGTCGAACCTTCGAAAATTTTGCTAATCACATTCACGAACTCGGCGGCACTGGAGATGAAAGAGAGAGTAGTAAGCTTGGTCGGAAAACCGGCCGAGCTGGTAACCTGGGGAACGTTTCACGGTGTATGCAATAAGATAATAAAGGAAAACTACAAGATAGTTTCCCGAATCATTGGTAACGGCAAAGAGATATGGCCGGGAAAAGATTACAGAATAGCCGAACCAGCGGACATCGTGCGTTCCATGAGATTTGACCCAGAATTTTCGAAGTTAATAAAAATACGTGTTGATTTTGTTGACACTTTGGCAAAGCTTCTTTCCGCTAATAAAGAAACGTTGGACGAATCAAACAAACTGCTTAAACTTACTCGCGGCGCTGTTGAGAAATACGTTGGTGGCTATGAACTGGAAAAAATTCTTGCAAACTCCAATAGACTCTTGGATGGACTTTTGGAACTCTATCAACTTTTCAAAGTAAAACACAACTTACTGGATTTTTATGACTTGCAAAACGTTGTGTACCTGTCTTTAACTCTCGATACTCACTTCCGAGAAAAGCTTTCCTCAAGATTCGAGTGGGTACTTATCGACGAATTTCAGGATACAACACCGCTGCAAGTTAAGATTGTGGAATTCCTTTCATCGTACCACGGTAATTTACTTTGCGTTGGAGACGATGCGCAGAACATATACAGTTTCAGAGGGGTCGATTTTGACTACATTGCCAGAGAATTCATTAAGTACGACCGAACAAGAGATATTGCAGATGGGGCAAAGTTATTCAAATTAACAAAGAATTATCGTAGCACGAAAGAAATCGTTGAACTCACAAATAAGATCCTACCACCGGAATGTATCCCGAGGGTGTTGAGGAGCGTAAGCACTCACGGCCCAAGACCTATCGTCCGCACTGTCTACCACCAAGTCCCTGCCTACAAAGAGGTCGTCGATAGAGTCGAAGAATTTTTGAAGGACGAAGAAAAACCGTCGAACATCTGTGTTCTGGTTAGAGCCAACCGGGAAGTCGAGGAAGTTGCGGAAGAACTCGAAAACCGTGGTATAAAAACGCAAACCTTGGAACGTAAAACCCGTGAACGTGAACTTTTACTCGAATCGGTCAGGGCTTTGATACGAGCTTATCTGAAAGTGTTGAGTATTGTAGATCTATACTACTTAGTCGACAAACTAAATCTGCTCACTGTTTCGAGTATTGAACAATTAAAGGTCTTTGACTTATTTGAAGAGCTTGGAATACCCGTGCCCCGAACGTTGGTCGAATTCCTCAATCATAGCTTTACACGTGTGCGCGGGCTGAAGGTTAATAGTCAACTGAACAGGGATTTTCAAAGAATACTTAAATTTGTGGCACAATTTAGTTCTGCCGAAGAAGCTTTGAACAATTTGGAGTACGGTAACGTGTTCAAGAAATTCCTCCTTGATGATGCCGTCGTTGTTACGAACGTACATCAAGCGAAGGGCCTTGAGTGGAATTCGGTGGTTGTTCTGTTCAAATTGAATCGATTGGAACTTGATCCTGAAGAAAAACGTGTTTTTTATGTTGCCGTCACTCGTGCTAAGAAAAGGCTTGCAATAATTCTTTTGGATAAAGCATTTTCAGTGCGCACCGACAACTGGCTCGTCGAAAGATTGAGTGATTATATTGTTTAAAATGCTTTTGAATTACACAATTTCCGTAGTACTAATTCACCTTCAACACATAACTCCCGCAATTTGCGGGATATTTTTTATTGTCAGAAGTCCCACGTCTATGCTGTCTTAACTTACGGATTGAGTGAGATAAAATCAGGACCAGGAAACGGACGGAACAGTTAATTTGGGACCAGTTCTTAGTCCAGCATTAGTATGATTCTTTCAAGCCTATTCTTTCCTATCCTATCTGACGGGGGATCATCCCCCGCATCTTTTTTTGAAAATTGCCGTTTGACTCGCTTAAAAACCTTATGATACAATGAAAATGTAACAGAGTGTAAATAATCATGCCGTGATGTGAAATACACGATAAGATAAACGAAGCTGGGG
This window encodes:
- a CDS encoding alpha-amylase family glycosyl hydrolase, coding for MYKLFIRSFYDSNGDGIGDFKGVMEKVDYLKSLADVIWFLPFGKCTTYHGYDPVDFYDVNPEYGTLDDLEEMIKVLNENGIAVVMDLVINHTSWEHPWFKDAVERTTESPYWNYYIMSLERPENANNRWYSIKNSKGQEIWYFGLFDRTMPDLNFENPEVKKEVERIVDFWITVGVNGFRIDAVKNFFGWEWSDAIIPSAQYSGELYNYIQNKYPGTIVVGEAYDGNPYVLSKFAPLPVFNFKFMFEITNNYLGRDGMLTDSLSWLNSEAYVSPFYHFPFLDNHDRDRLISVLIGAFRGNELSATKHYLLLNALLLTMPGISAIYYGNEIGLRGLKFPEAPWDMGVREPMQWYADGEGPGQTSWTRQIYEKLGLGSVISAYDKRMDGISVEEQDKDPLSILNFFRSLVELRKSYEALRNGSVEIITDSRNLYAYKVYCKDETILVLLNINLRRNSTFTLDDDYEILWEARFDGENFAFGQKKGVLKLGQELVVPARSVVLLSKK
- a CDS encoding thermonuclease family protein, whose translation is MVSASGAFGKYFKKTPATIAILLLVGLWLFLQLEGGGVVTSVVDGDTIKVRTLTGELTVRLIGVNTPETRHPTKGAEPYGREAKEFTKKMLLGKRVYLEFDVQRTDKYGRTLAYVWLEKPRKFTEDEIREKMFNAILLLEGYAQIMTVPPNVKYADVFVELQREARQNSRGLWSLDYYKSEE
- a CDS encoding alpha-amylase family glycosyl hydrolase, producing MLGFRKNRFLGLLVLALTLSVFLSLSTACSPKPQVRLAKISVGVILPEQVVSRKTFNQILSNSLVDEIKEIKIIVKNSQGGIVYESKTQNKLNPSFEFELAPGNYQFVVEGVNNDDQVILRGSTTQTIEPARTYNITITTDFLNGFLETIVEISDEVYQRYNAAGTLTLKSATGATESVEISTFSSNTVRVTKELKPGVWEATLSITFTAKDQYTYPRQQTVSQTFYQQVLPVRTSKAKFFVYYESNQIAISQSQVLLPYIAPVQNLRASVDWQRKELTITWDHSIEGATFEVYKEIKVTDEGQEIFQYELVGRTTQKSITVQNYDVNEHSRINGVAVNAIFEGKQSGLARLEKKDFTGVLSAPYNVAGTYNTDTNVLTLSWTHDEAECTYVVYAKIGNQLEQLATTNSKTISVQDFFGNKFWNTSSFVVVAQKNGAQSSTEIPKNQLIITNLTVQTSSAVMYKLFIRSFYDAKGNDGIGDFLGVVQKVDYLKNLGIDTIWFLPFNKSESYHGYDVTDYYDVEEDYGTIEELEQMIKVLNENGIRVVMDAVFNHTSDKHPWFLDAVENTTNSRYWNYYIMTLEDKTGQANWHWKINSKGQKVWYFGLFSHTMPDLNFDDPEVRNEVKKIIDYWITMGVDGFRFDAAKHFYGWSWNDGISQSAQIAKELEVYIRSKLPNAILVSEVFDGNPSVLSQFAPMPVFNFNFMYEITGNYEGKDNLLSNSTNWVRSLTYHLPIYHFPFIDNHDLNRFVSVLIDQKYGGNVTSGTKQYLLVNALLLSLDGMPAIYYGNEIGLRGWKWSSDPWDMPVREPMQWYANQQGTGQTWWTKPIYQAKNITLGNARVDGAIYDDPNDGISVEEQTTGYTILNFFKQFINLRKQYPALALGSITIERDWKNLYVIRRTYGSQEVLVMINLDPNYQNNFTVPAGFRWVWYAFFNGNSFEFGSKNESPLSSNTNWTVNPRQIYVFVK
- a CDS encoding carboxymuconolactone decarboxylase family protein, whose protein sequence is MKNFKEELLELKNDLKVVMEKAPELGKFAEFVHLAESDGVLDTKTKELITVGIAIALRCEPCILWHIDAALKAGAKPEEIIDTIKVAVAMGGGPALMYGIKALEILQSLTT
- a CDS encoding ATP-dependent helicase; the protein is MSSLHENLKSFTLGDFYERLSRIDIEKREAVLSNYGKNIVIAGPGSGKTKLIEYKVAHLIASGVEPSKILLITFTNSAALEMKERVVSLVGKPAELVTWGTFHGVCNKIIKENYKIVSRIIGNGKEIWPGKDYRIAEPADIVRSMRFDPEFSKLIKIRVDFVDTLAKLLSANKETLDESNKLLKLTRGAVEKYVGGYELEKILANSNRLLDGLLELYQLFKVKHNLLDFYDLQNVVYLSLTLDTHFREKLSSRFEWVLIDEFQDTTPLQVKIVEFLSSYHGNLLCVGDDAQNIYSFRGVDFDYIAREFIKYDRTRDIADGAKLFKLTKNYRSTKEIVELTNKILPPECIPRVLRSVSTHGPRPIVRTVYHQVPAYKEVVDRVEEFLKDEEKPSNICVLVRANREVEEVAEELENRGIKTQTLERKTRERELLLESVRALIRAYLKVLSIVDLYYLVDKLNLLTVSSIEQLKVFDLFEELGIPVPRTLVEFLNHSFTRVRGLKVNSQLNRDFQRILKFVAQFSSAEEALNNLEYGNVFKKFLLDDAVVVTNVHQAKGLEWNSVVVLFKLNRLELDPEEKRVFYVAVTRAKKRLAIILLDKAFSVRTDNWLVERLSDYIV